CAAAGCCTACCTGTTGAGTTTTTGAGCTGCATTCTATGTAATATGCAGCGCCGATCTGCTTACGGAGTTCCTCTCCCTGGCATCAAGAAGAAATGGATCAAAAGCTGTAATTATCATTGCTTGAAACACAATGAACTCACACTCAAGTGGATATAGTACCTGTGCAGTAGTAACAGGCACCACACCAGGATGATCTGCCAAATAGTACTTATCTTCACGAAGATCTGCAGATTATTGTAATGAATACCATGATGAAACAAGATACCATAGTTGAAAATGGCATTTTGATAGAGGAATGTCATATGAAATTATGGAACCACTTGTAGTGATTATATCATTGGCATCATTGAACATTGATATCTTTGATTTTAGTTTTTGGTTTGAGatataatttttgcttttttttttggcattttgAGGTGAGAAATGAGAAGGCATATACAGACAGTAAAACTAATTATCTTTAGAACATGGATTATATCTCTCCAATGATAAAGCCTACAGTGGAAACCTACTCGACTTCTTCCTTGATCCCCTTCCTACACTCAATTCTCCTAAGCATATcccttttcatcttgatttctttccTTACATTTTCCTGTCTTAAAACTGTCATGCATTTTTGGTTAATTTTACATCATATGGATGATCATTGGTTAAACACTTTAAGTCATTGGACAAACTAGAAACATAGGAATTCAGACACTTAAATGCTATAAAGACCAGTGTCATGAATCATGGCTCTGCTAAAGTAGCTCATCATGAAGAAAGAATAATGTAACTATAAGTGGTTTTTAAGTCACTAGTGACTTgtttctcatgctgcttgaacattTTGTCATACTCTAAATTTGGTTTTAGCACTTCATCTGATTGTTGTTCCATGAATGCATGTGCTTAAACTAGTTAAGTTATGGTTCTTACATGACAGCTAAACTGCTACCACTATACCAACGCACTTTCCATGCCTTGTGGACTTTGTGAGGATGGAGTCATTGAAGATGATCTAAACCCTCTCGACACATACCAAATCTAATACAACCCAAAGCATTTTGCTTATATATTAATTCAAACAAAAAAATTGGTAGTGGCCAGATCCATACTCAAATTTCTCTATTCCATACGAATGGATATATCAAATATGAAGATGACATAATCGACCATCTTAGGCATAGTTTCTAAACCATACAAAACATATGAAACCTTCTAATTCTGTCAAGAGATTGGAAAACAAGTTCCATCTAGAACTTCTAATTGAAAACAAGTTGCAAAAGAATCATCTTGTGAGTAAACTTCTTTTTTCTTCAGCAAAAATTCCAAAGACTAACTTAAGGTGGTAAGTTTCTTGCGATATGGAGTTCATTTACTGATGAACCTGATGGATTCTTTACATTCTCCTAATAGAACGACAAATGACTCCACATTAATAGACCTTATGTCTCTTGTTTTGCAGGCAGATCTGAACAAAATTATGCCGGAAGAGTGTTCATAATAAACATGATTCGACAACTATCGAAACTACTAATAGCTATTGTAAGAATCTGATGCTTATTCTGGTGTTCCACATATCCAACCAAGGGAATGTGGAAAGCTTCAGGTGGAAAGTTCCAGCATTATTCAGTTCATTTACTGATAAATCTGATGGATTTTTTATATTCTCCTAACACAGAGACAAATTGACTCCTCGACATTACCTGACCTTGTTGTCTCTTGTTTTGTAGGCAGATCTGAACAAAATTATGCTGGAAAAGAGTTCATAGTAAACATGATTCAACAACTATCAAAACAATTAATAGCTGGTGTAAAATCTTGATGCTTACTCTGGCGTTCCATGTACCCAACTTAGGGAATGTGGAAAGTTTAAGGTGGAAAGTTTCCAGCATTACTCAGTTCATTTACTGATGAATCTGATGGATTCTTTATATTCTCCTAATAGAAAGACAAATGACTCCTTGACATGAATTGGCCTTATGTCTCGTGTTTTGCAGGCAGATCTGAACATAATTATGCTGGAAATAGTTCATAGTAAACATCATTCAACAACAAAATTATCACTAGCTGGTATGACAATCTGAAGCTTATTCTGTTGTTCCACATACCCAACTTAGTCCCAACCAGGACAACAGGAACTCCAGGAGCATAATGATGAAGCTCAGGTATCCACTGAAACCACCAGCAGAAGAAACATAAGATCAACATGCTGAATACTACTGCAAAGGATCAAACAGCACAACAAAGCCATGGCCAATCTTTTCACCTTCTTCAGAACATTCTCATAGCTCGCCCGGCTCACCAACGAGAAAGCCAGCACAAATACATCTGCTCCTCGATAGCTTAATGGCCTCAATCTGTTGTAATCCTCCTGCCCTGTTAAGATTCAAGGCCCATGATGTGAAATCCCAGCCTCCAATGAGATCAGCAATGGGCAGCCTTACCAGCAGTATCCCAGAGGCCCAGATTCACAGTGATCCCTTCTGCAACAACGTTGGCGCTGAAGTTATCGAACACAGTGGGTATGTAATCCTGAACAGAGTAGTTTCCAAGGAGCTAAATCAGTGCGAATAATCAAAAGAATGGTGCCGAAACCCAGTCAGAGGTTGAAGATGAAAGAGGGGAACGAAGAGAACAGTCCCACGGGCTTACAGTTGGGAACTTGTTGCTGGTGTAGCAGATGAGCATGCAGGTCTTCCCAACTGCTCCATCCCCAACAGTGACACACTTGATGAATCTTGAGACTGTTGATGCCATGTTCTTGCCCAAAAACACCAAGAGAAagcaagtgagagagagagagagagagagagagaggaaaaggaggaggaggaggaggggcagATCACATGATTCTTGCTACCCACAGCTTTTTGGTGTTTTGCTGGCAATAGAGACTGTTCTTGTGGCTCTACATGCACCTCCTATATGTGTGCATCTCATTTCCAATTTAAtgagtgtctctctctctctctctctctctctatatatatatatataagagagaggAAAGAGAATATTAAGGAGTGTGTGACAAGTGGGAGTGTAAACGATAAATAGGGGTGTGAGAGAAGTCAATTGAGTCCAATGGGAGTGTGGTGTGATGGGTGTGCGAATCCAAAGGGTGTGGTGTTCACAGATCTTTGGATTCACAGAAAGGGAAGCTGGGAGATGAAGAGACTTGAGTGGCAGTATTATCCTTAGGATTCCAAAATAGCTGGCATTCTTTGACAGCTTTCTCATAGTAAATGaaatatatatgttttttctttaAGATGTAAAAATTCTTCCCTTGTAGTGTATAATGTGTCTTTCAAtccgataaatatttttttattcctaAAGTCAGTATCGAATTAAAAAATCTTAGCGTAGAAAGATTTTTCTGTACcaaacaaaattttaaaattaggaTTTAATTATTTTACAGCTGtatcttatttttcttttctttttgtcaaGAGTTTAAGGTTATTTATTTAATGACTTGAGACCCCATCATGGTCAAGTGTTGGGGATTGCAAGATTATGTCCACTTGTCTAATAGATTGCACTTTGCTAAGGACAGGACAATAAAGAATAATTCACCAGAAACTAACAGAAATGGTTTTTCTTATCCTCTATAGCTGGCATTCAATCTAGATTTAGATTCATTCATTGTCTTCCTCTCCTTATGTTTCTCtcaccaaagagagagagagagagagagagagagagaaaagtagCACCATAGAAAATTAACCCATTTGGCTTCTCAATAAAAAAAGTGTTTCCTCTATTATAACATCATGTAGAAGACCAATCTTGAAGGATTGCAATGTGTTTGTTCATGGCCCAGATTAGTTAACTTAGAAGATAAGGTTGCAAAGTTCAAGAAAGATCATAGAATACTAACCTAAAGAAAGCCTATGGAACTAAGTAGGCTTCATGCTGGAATGATTAGAGAGTAACAAATGACTCATTGACAGATAGAAACAGTTTGAAGATGAAGTGATCAAAGGGAAAAGGAGTCTAAATCTTCTATTTCTTAATTGGAAGCCAGGCTGACAATAATTCAAATACTGCCACAACACTGACATCCTTCTAGCCTGAGATCATGCAAGTAGTTCATGGGTGAGTCCAGTTGGCCAAACTCTTGTTTTTCCTGGCATCAAAAGCCTCTATTTTGCTTATCCCTCTACCTTCAATTTTAATGATCTGACATGAGTTATTTTATTGAATCTTGTCACATTTAAAGTTGGAGAAGAGGTATATAGAAGATTAACCCAAAAATCAGGGAGATGTTGAGGGTGAATTGATCCAAATTCTCAAAATTACTTGATTGGAAGCAAATATCTTTCTTGTTTGAAAGGTTCAAtatgtttaattttaattttaattatttatgtaaAACTTATATctgaaatattttttatgttgttTAAGTTAGTttatgcattaaaaaaaaatcaatatgaaaTATACTTATACTCGGAGAGGTCCTACTTTGATAGTATTTATTTATCCGAATCCTCAAAATAAAGCAAAGCTCTTTAAaggtgaaatatttttttatgatgtccCTCTAATGTTTAAGTTAGtttatacattaaaaaaaatgatatgaaaTATACTTATACTCGGAGAGATCCTTTCTTTCATAGTATTTATTTTGTAACCACTGCCCATCATAAAGAATTAAGtgtattaagagaaaaaaaaaattctttagaTGTCATTCTAACATTGACACATCAAGTCAGTATGTCATTTTTTCTAATAGATTGTGTTGAGTCTTTTGGTAGTAaataattttgatatcatttcctgTAGATTGGGTGGGTGACACATGATTCAAATAGTACAACAGTATTTCTATAGAAATGAGATGATGTGTATGCAAAGTCTGTGACTAACATGAACCTTACCAGGTTCTCTGTGGATCAAAGATAACAGTACCATGGTCTGCATCCATGGAACATCTGAGTTCTGGCACTTTGGGG
The window above is part of the Musa acuminata AAA Group cultivar baxijiao chromosome BXJ2-6, Cavendish_Baxijiao_AAA, whole genome shotgun sequence genome. Proteins encoded here:
- the LOC135615961 gene encoding rac-like GTP-binding protein 3 isoform X2, coding for MASTVSRFIKCVTVGDGAVGKTCMLICYTSNKFPTDYIPTVFDNFSANVVAEGITVNLGLWDTAGQEDYNRLRPLSYRGADVFVLAFSLVSRASYENVLKKWIPELHHYAPGVPVVLVGTKLDLREDKYYLADHPGVVPVTTAQGEELRKQIGAAYYIECSSKTQQNVKAVFDAAIKVVIQPPTKRKDKKKKKSRHGCLILS
- the LOC135615961 gene encoding rac-like GTP-binding protein 3 isoform X1 codes for the protein MASTVSRFIKCVTVGDGAVGKTCMLICYTSNKFPTDYIPTVFDNFSANVVAEGITVNLGLWDTAGQEDYNRLRPLSYRGADVFVLAFSLVSRASYENVLKKWIPELHHYAPGVPVVLVGTKLDLREDKYYLADHPGVVPVTTAQGEELRKQIGAAYYIECSSKTQQNVKAVFDAAIKVVIQPPTKRKDKKKKKSRHGCLILNFLRGRKLK